Proteins encoded within one genomic window of Cucumis sativus cultivar 9930 chromosome 3, Cucumber_9930_V3, whole genome shotgun sequence:
- the LOC101204767 gene encoding beta-glucuronosyltransferase GlcAT14C: MKKNHIPYYPDRKWLMPLCVFCLLFLIFLLIVTSEYPKSSSDADFSHSASRFVLEPNANEILGLGLPPLPRFAYLISGTKGDGGSMRRLLQAAYHPRNYYLLHLDLEASDSERLELAKYVKSESVFREFRNVMVVGKANLITDKGPTMIASTLQAIAILLKRAKDWDWFINLSASDYPLLPQDDLLHVFSFLPRDLNFVDHSSNLGWKEDMGARTIIIDPALYHTKKSGVFWAKERRSIPSSFKLFTGSSWVVLTKPFLEFCIWGWDNLPRTLLMYYTNFLSSPEGYFHTIICNHKDYQNTTVNQDLHYMKWDNPPNQHPMNLTSEHFIDMVQSGLPFARSFAENSSVLNRIDEELLKRSKGQFTPGGWCLKSSVSEKGPCMAYGSPHAVKPTSNSKRLEKLLMKLLDHENFRPRQCR; this comes from the exons atgaagaagaatcACATTCCCTATTATCCAGATCGGAAATGGCTGATGCCATTGTGTGTATTTTGTTTGCTCTTTCTGATATTCCTTCTAATTGTTACTTCCGAGTACCCTAAATCTTCTTCCGACGCTGATTTTTCTCATTCCGCATCGAGATTCGTACTAGAACCCAATGCGAATGAAATACTAGGGCTAGGGCTTCCGCCGTTACCGAGATTTGCGTATTTGATATCAGGAACTAAAGGAGATGGCGGATCGATGAGGCGGCTTCTTCAGGCAGCATATCACCCAAGGAACTACTATCTGCTTCATCTTGATCTTGAAGCTTCGGATTCCGAGAGACTCGAACTTGCGAAATATGTGAAATCGGAGAGTGTGTTTAGAGAATTCAGGAATGTGATGGTTGTGGGTAAGGCCAATTTGATCACTGATAAAGGTCCAACTATGATTGCGTCTACTCTTCAGGCGATTGCCATATTACTGAAGCGTGCTAAGGATTGGGATTGGTTCATTAATCTCAGCGCCTCTGATTATCCTCTGCTCCCGCAAGACG ATCTTTTACACGTATTCTCCTTCCTGCCAAGGGATTTGAACTTCGTCGATCACTCAAGTAATCTTGGCTGGAAAGA GGACATGGGAGCAAGGACCATAATAATAGATCCTGCCTTAtatcatacaaaaaaatcGGGAGTGTTTTGGGCAAAAGAGAGAAGATCGATACCATCATCATTCAAGCTGTTTACTG GATCTTCATGGGTGGTGCTCACGAAACCAtttttggaattctgcatATGGGGATGGGACAATCTCCCTCGGACTCTCCTCATGTACTACACCAATTTCTTATCTTCACCAGAGGGTTACTTCCACACAATCATCTGCAATCACAAGGACTACCAAAACACTACTGTGAACCAAGATTTGCATTATATGAAGTGGGACAATCCGCCAAACCAACACCCCATGAATCTAACATCTGAACATTTCATCGACATGGTCCAAAGCGGTCTGCCTTTTGCTCGAAGTTTTGCCGAGAATAGTTCAGTACTTAACAGAATAGATGAGGAACTCTTAAAGAGATCGAAGGGGCAGTTCACACCGGGTGGCTGGTGCTTGAAGAGCTCGGTCTCGGAGAAGGGTCCTTGTATGGCCTATGGTAGTCCCCATGCTGTTAAACCAACTAGTAACTCAAAGAGGCTGGAAAAGCTTCTGATGAAGCTTCTTGATCATGAGAACTTCAGACCCAGACAATGTAGATAA
- the LOC101207323 gene encoding RING-H2 finger protein ATL33: MDATASSMNRSPPPYPTPHRTVDFSPIEFILGLVAVITIPALVYSFIFAIKCPPNFLRLWRQRSTRLSGAGATVVVGNRTPSSDVAAAVKYNKDEHCKEVGNECPVCLSAFDDGEEIRQLAVCKHSFHVDCIDMWLYSHPNCPVCRAAVPVTVKRPIHNHAPRRPAASRSDDFHQGLPDAGYLV, from the coding sequence ATGGACGCCACAGCCTCCTCCATGAATCGATCACCGCCGCCGTACCCAACGCCACATCGCACCGTTGATTTCTCTCCAATTGAGTTCATTCTCGGCCTTGTCGCCGTCATCACAATCCCTGCCCTAGTCTACTCCTTCATCTTCGCCATCAAGTGCCCGCCCAATTTCCTCCGCCTCTGGCGGCAAAGATCCACAAGGCTCTCCGGCGCCGGCGCCACCGTTGTGGTCGGAAATCGTACTCCTTCTAGTGACGTTGCTGCTGCCGTTAAATACAACAAAGACGAGCACTGCAAGGAAGTCGGCAACGAGTGTCCAGTGTGCCTGTCGGCGTTCGACGACGGTGAAGAGATCCGGCAACTCGCCGTCTGTAAACACTCTTTTCATGTGGATTGTATCGATATGTGGCTCTATTCTCACCCTAATTGTCCTGTTTGTCGAGCCGCCGTCCCCGTCACTGTTAAGCGGCCGATTCACAACCACGCGCCGCGACGGCCGGCGGCTTCTAGAAGCGACGATTTCCACCAAGGACTGCCGGATGCCGGatatttagtttga